In the genome of Mytilus edulis chromosome 14, xbMytEdul2.2, whole genome shotgun sequence, the window TTGATATACAGTTGTTCTAACACATGTATggtattaaataaacaaatgacaacataTCCTATAAAATATTCCGATGCGGCACAGcttgatacgaccacagaggattttgattaaatatttgacacagcaaaggtatctgacacaaaataaatgcgACCACAGAATGCCACAATATCTTAGCAGCATGTGTTTGAATTccggcaagggaagaacaaaacagatcttacattgttgggatgtttttatacaatttatacatATTACACAGAAAGAATGTAGTCTGAGAACTTACAAATCTGAAATTGGACATTCATCTGTAATGCTCCAATATCTAAAGACAAATACCCAAGTTATTGTCTAAAACAGAAAATCCTGGTTTTGTTAACTGCTTTTTTGTCCCTAGTTCGTTCCTAAAAAGTTTGAACTATTAGTCCTCATAATCAATCCTTTTGAGAGAGTAATGGTGGTGGTACATTTTCATGGAGATCAATTAACTCAAGTTGTTTGACAAGTTTGACAAGTAAGACGCTACCAACTCATAACATTATACAACATCAACAATTCGTCTATGTTATGTACCCATCATAAGTCGTCAAAAAATCCCTCCAATTCGACAAAACAGATATTCCGATAGTAACAAAACCCCTAGTGTTGTACATCATTAGAGGGTCGAAAAAACTATTTTACTTTTtcgtcttatttaaaaaaaaaagttcactgtCTGTTAATCCAACCAATTcaaattgtaaacataaaaagacacCACAATCAtcataaaagaaacaattttataCAACTAAGGGGTTTTCAGAGAATATATCCACACTATTGATAAATCTACACAATTTAGCAGGATAGACCATTTACTCTTGTCATCAAAATCAAACAATGTAGATGTACAAAAATTGACATGCAGTACTCcttaacaaaaaatattgaattttaaaaaaagaaaatagagtTTATTTTATGTTATCACAGGACTAGCAAGTCATGTTCAATACTTTATCCAAGTCGTGTTAATCACACAAAAAGTGTTTAGtcacatttttaaatgtaaatgagGACACTCCAAACGTGTATGCTTGTTAACGCAATCAGAATACCAATTAAAATacttaactatatatatacatataaagtatAATTTGTTCTAACGATTCAGTACATAAAGTACGttttataattatgatttttctattgataaagattatattatacatttacACAACACTTAAATTGGTATACTAATGGTTTCCTCCTTGGTTTAAAAGCAATTCAACATGAAACTTTAATTAACAGAGAATATACTAtgtgtttttattaatattgacCTTGTGTTGTCggtatgatattttaaaagtgatTTAATTGACAACCTTCGACGCCTTAATTGATCAATTAAAAGAAGTTAACTTTTGTGTAattctataaaacaaatatgcATCGGACAGAGTAATAATCAATCTTATTCTGTGTCTCTACTGTTTGCTTCGCTTCAAATATCAAACTATAAATGATATACTAGTAAATATTAGAATActgttgtttttatgccccacttacaatagtataggggcattatgttttctggtatgtggctccgtccgtccgtctgtgcgtgcgttcgttcgttcgtccgttcaggttaaagtttttggtcaaggtagtttttgaagaagttgaagtccaatcaatttgaaacttagtacacatgttcccaatgatatgatatttctaattctaatgccaaattatagtttagacccaaatttcatggtccactgaacaaagaaaatgatagtgcgaagttcaggttaaagtttttggtcaaggtagtttttgatgaagtgccacaaaaccaggttcaacccatcattttttcataaaataccttgtaccaagtcaggaacatggccaTTGTGACATTTTAGTTCGTTTATTTGTGTGTTACGtttttgtgttgtatttctgttttgtcatagttctcttatatttgatacgtaaccctcagtttaagtttgtaacccggatttgtttttttctctatcgatttatgaattttgatcaGCGGTTTACAACTTTTTCCTTTATTCATAGAGATTCAATGTATGGTTTAGAAATACTTAATTTGATCTCAATATTTTATCTTAAGAAACCAAATTGAAAATTGTATCACAGTATAAAAGATTAAGATGGTGGTCAACATAAACAagataaatgtgaaaaataaatgttaCGTTTATTTAGAAATTTGGTCTCAATTTTTTAGAATAATATTTCCTTCAtttgtaataacaaaaatatgcatTACCAAAACTGTTCTAGTAAGAGAATTGTCAGAATGAGTTTTGGAGTagaaatcaaaataagttaaaggtagataaataaactcatcatagattatatacgccagacgcgcgtttagttacagaagactcatcagtgacgttcgaatcttAAAAAGTTGAAAcagcaaaataaagtacgaagttgaagatcattgaaagTGTTGTCAAATACAGTTAAGGATTTATCCAATGATTTTTTGTATCAAGGGTACACAAGCTTTAGTCAGAAACTGGTCTACAAGGGTCACTGAAAATGTTATGTTATTAAATAGTTCTCATGAAATTTCCTTGCAAATTCCTATATAATTATTCCACTCACCCTACCAGATATGGTACAGTTTGGCATTGGATAAACCTTTTTCAAATGTAACTGTATTGCAATTGTACCATCAGATGTGTTGGTATGTATTGTAGCTTTTGTGTCATTATCTGGTGGATCTGGAATCgtttaacaatatttatcaaaacacgTACTTTAAAACAATACATAGCAAATGATATTGAGATTTATTATCAAACACTATAGAGGAAAATACGAGTACTTGGTTTTacagttatatataaatataactattAGAGGTTACATCGTTCATACCTTAAGTTTTGTCGATTaaatatttacgccagatgcgcgtttcgtcttcaaaagaatcatcagtgacgctcgaatcaataaatgttataaagaccaaattaagtacgaagttgaagagctttgaggaccaaaaaatcttaaaagttttgccgaatacagctaaggtaatatattcctgaagaagaaaatcattatttaaaaaaataaatcaaagttttgtcaacagttaatttataattatgaacatatcaatgacaaCTCAAgtaacacagaagtgctgactactgggttgatgatatcctcggggaaataaatctcatatggtacataacactacatgAATACAACTCTGTTTATTCAGCATAAAGTTTTAACCAATTTCTATTGTTAGAGAAAAACTAGGCTTTTCAGTTATCAATATTTGTTCCTGTCAACGAGAGAGGccaaagatacaagagggacattctaATTCATAAAACGAAAAAACCAACAACgccatatctttaaaaaaactaataaaaaaaacgaaaagccacaaaacacaaaatagaactGATCAATACTTGTGCTGATCTTAGGTGCCATTTATCCAATGATATTGTTTAAACAAACATGTTCGATTCAAAGTTCCACCTGGCTGCAGAGTTATACAACTTAATTGATTGGTAAGTTTctaaggttttttttctaaattacatTATTCATGCATTTTATTTGCTGCTCTTATGAAATGAACCATAAATACTTCATTTACTTTATAGCTAAGAAGGCTGTTCACCAAAACAACAACATACCAAATGGGCCTACACATAATGTAGgtgttgtatattttatacttaCATTCAAAAGCTGATAAGTGTATTCTTTTTGTTTGTGTTTCAAAACTGTACCGACATTGATATTTACATCGAATATCTGAGTCTGTCACATTGTTGATCTGTAGTTCAATTTGATTGCCATTTTTGATAACCTCCCTATATTTATATCGGTTTATTGGATGACCATTATAGCATATAAGGTCAGGACCTTTTGTCCATTGTCTGATTAGTGCCACGTCAATGGCATCTACATCAGCAACAGTGCATATTAGATATATAGTTTCACCAATACGTATAACGTCTGGTTTAAATGTCCAAGACACtacaaacataacaaaaataaaaattctcgAGAGTATCAACGAATGAAGAAAGACAAACTAAACATTGTGTATGCATAATCATTCAAACAATCATTAAAGTCCCGATAATGCGATTTATACTAGTGGTTTAACACGTGCCTTTAAGTAAAAACTTCATAACAATTCACGTTAAACATTACGTAAGCATTGACAGTTACATTGCTACTATAAGCTTTCGTTGGTCACTTTATGTTTTCTCTGTTGCAAATGGTAAATGAAGTCGATGgtattttctgtttaaatttcGTACATCACAGAAGTATATCGAGGTAACAATGCAGACTGAGTCAATTGCATATATACTCTAAAATTGTTCGTGTCTATACAAATataatattctaatatgacaCGCATAAACTTGAATCCACTTGTATCGACACGTATGTGCAAACACTATGTTTATTTCGTCGTTTCAAAATTTTTGCAAGAAAAAGTagtcaaaaaggaaaaaaaagaatttcaatAAGAAGAATTGAAAACATCACCTATTAAATCTGATGTAATTTGTATCAGTGAAAAGAGAAAGGTAATTTTGTTCACTATTCCCAATCGCTCTGGAATAAGCTAATCATATTTAGACAGTGATTTAATATTGCTTAATTGAGGCATGGGTATTGCCCTATTACTGTATGTATCCATGATATAATACATACCATTTGCATACACAGTTTCTTGACGTTTATACATTAACAAAATTATCAAGTGTATATACATTCTCGCCATTTTGCTTTCTACAATCAGAAAAGAAAGTTGTGAGGCAAAATTTAACTAACGAATGCGAAATATTTGAGTCATTATTACAAAATACACCTGTAATTTGACAGAAACGAAGACTGaaacaaagaacaaaaacatttacaCGAACTAACAAAGAGTTAGACAAATAGTTGAACATGCATTTGTAGAAATATTATAAGGAAGTTGTCAAATTTGGACATATAcgagattttttatatttttttgcaaatttctGTACAAGAGTTGAAAACAATCGTGTTGATTTCAGCTAAACAACTGTTTTATTCCTTTTATCGAAATGAATATCGCCTCTTATCTAAAATGAGATTCATATATTTCGATTGCTAGTTTTTACTTGTGTGCATTGTCACACTAAAAAGGCAGACATGTGTCCCTATCTAAGGATTTAAAGAAACAGATTTTACGGCTTCTATCCCTAGTTGGATGGCGGTGACTGATATGATGTATGTCTTTATTCACAAGAAGTACATTTTTGTGGTCTTAAATTATTTGATACCTGTCAACGACACTAATGTCTTTTTTGATATTTTCTGGCTGATTTAAATTCTGTCGTATCTACTCGAGTTGAACCTTATTTAGTCTTATAAGACATGTAAGAGGAAAAAGAGTTACacttttaaaagttaatattCAGTATTTGAACTATTCCTTACTTACCTTTAcagttttctgtatttttttaccAACTGCTTATTCAATTAAATCCAaccgagataaaaaaaaaaaaaaaaattgatataattatggGTTGACTATAGAAATTGAAAACTGTGGTTAAACCAATTACAAGCGACTTCCTAAAATGAAGGCAAAATCCACATTTCTTTGAAGTAGTAGAGGGTGTAATGAGTCTATTTATAGCCCTCGGTTTATTTACAAAACACTGTAACggttttatttgtcatttaaccGGAAGAATATGATTTAACTAGTTGCATTTTCTATACACAGACATATTATTAGTTATTGTGATAACAAatcgtatgtttttcttaaaaatgaCTAAAATTGGTATCAACGAGATGCAACCGCGGTTTTTATAAATTCATCTGCATGATCTTAAAAAGCACACAATGCGTTCAAAAATAGACAACTTAATATCAGTGAcatttttgtaaaactaaaaaatgaaaacaaaagacGAAAATGTTTGCCTA includes:
- the LOC139502719 gene encoding uncharacterized protein; this translates as MARMYIHLIILLMYKRQETVYANVSWTFKPDVIRIGETIYLICTVADVDAIDVALIRQWTKGPDLICYNGHPINRYKYREVIKNGNQIELQINNVTDSDIRCKYQCRYSFETQTKRIHLSAFEYPPDNDTKATIHTNTSDGTIAIQLHLKKVYPMPNCTISGRDSLIPFNIVKTDRHGIYYEVHMLNELTNVPKCNYGLEVTCQLIDQYRIPVTVHKVEMCRTIGDASQYFTIFIGVSSILVLVAIAIAMALRKSYLQGLRDKKGEDNGNEIEECSESCKVLISANDRCSGSRK